A region from the Streptosporangium sp. NBC_01756 genome encodes:
- a CDS encoding response regulator transcription factor yields the protein MIKILIVDDHALVRAGFRMILDAQDNMTVVGEAEDGEEALRRTRELLPDVVLMDLHMPGADGITATGAIIAELPEVRVLALSTFDLDDYVVDALRAGASGFLPKDISPEELVEGVRVVHRGEAAVAPRLLTRLIGTFVRAARPRRTAVPDGLAGLTDREREVLTLIARGRSNAEISTALHLAASTVKNHVTSLFAKIGVRDRAQAVIAAYEAGLITPGDS from the coding sequence ATGATCAAAATTCTGATCGTGGACGACCACGCGCTGGTTCGCGCGGGATTCCGCATGATCCTGGATGCCCAGGACAACATGACCGTGGTGGGAGAGGCGGAGGACGGCGAGGAGGCACTGCGCCGTACCCGGGAGCTGCTGCCGGATGTGGTGCTGATGGATCTGCACATGCCGGGCGCTGACGGCATCACCGCCACCGGCGCGATCATCGCCGAGTTGCCCGAGGTACGGGTGCTCGCGCTGAGCACCTTCGACCTGGACGACTACGTCGTCGACGCGCTGCGGGCCGGCGCATCGGGCTTCCTGCCCAAGGACATCTCCCCCGAGGAACTGGTGGAGGGGGTCCGGGTGGTGCATCGTGGGGAGGCGGCGGTCGCGCCCCGGCTGCTGACCCGCCTGATCGGCACGTTCGTCCGGGCCGCCCGGCCGCGCCGTACGGCCGTACCCGACGGCTTGGCCGGGCTGACCGACCGTGAGCGGGAGGTGCTGACGCTCATCGCCCGCGGCCGATCCAACGCCGAGATCTCCACGGCCTTGCACCTGGCCGCCTCCACCGTGAAGAACCACGTGACCAGCCTGTTCGCCAAGATCGGCGTCCGCGACCGAGCCCAGGCCGTCATCGCCGCCTACGAGGCGGGGCTCATCACCCCGGGGGACTCCTGA
- a CDS encoding sodium/solute symporter, whose product MNTAYGVTAVVLVVLAAVLIGAFGIRLSRTTSDFYVASRTVSPLWNASAIGGEYLSAASFLGIAGLILAYGADMLWLPVGWTGGYLVLLVLVSAPLRRSGAYTLPDFAEARLESMAVRRLAGVLVVLIGWLYLMPQFQSAGLVLGAITGAPDWAGGLLVAAVVAVNVMSGGMRSITFVQAFQYWLKLTALAVPLVFLLLAWHSGGAPGLSAHDTATWALPLASGKEYGLYSTYSLILATFLGTMGLPHVLVRFYTNPDGRAARRTTLVVLSLLGAFYLLPAVYGALGRIYLPELRGSDMVVLTLPGRLVGGVAGDLLTSLVTAGAFAAFLSTSSGLTVSVAGVIGQDILRGGVRSFRTAALLAVTVPLVLATSARSLPVADVVGLAFAVAASSFCPLLVLGIWWRRLTSTGAMAGLLVGGGLACGAVLTTIAGGPYTGLAGALLAQPAAWTVPIAFVVMIVVSLLTPGRIPAGVARTMVRLHTPETLDLDRGDWHPRSS is encoded by the coding sequence ATGAACACCGCGTACGGCGTGACCGCGGTCGTGCTGGTGGTCCTGGCGGCGGTGCTGATCGGGGCGTTCGGCATCCGCCTGTCGCGCACGACCTCCGACTTCTACGTGGCCTCCCGCACCGTCTCCCCGCTGTGGAACGCCTCCGCCATCGGCGGGGAGTATCTGTCGGCGGCGAGCTTCCTGGGCATCGCCGGGCTGATCCTCGCCTACGGCGCCGACATGCTCTGGCTGCCGGTCGGCTGGACCGGCGGCTACCTGGTGCTGCTCGTCCTGGTCTCCGCGCCGCTGCGCCGCTCCGGCGCCTACACGCTGCCCGACTTCGCCGAGGCGCGACTGGAGTCGATGGCCGTGCGCCGGTTGGCCGGGGTGCTGGTCGTGCTGATCGGCTGGCTGTACCTCATGCCGCAGTTCCAGAGCGCCGGTCTGGTGCTGGGGGCCATCACCGGTGCCCCGGACTGGGCAGGAGGGCTGCTGGTCGCGGCCGTGGTCGCGGTGAACGTGATGTCCGGCGGCATGCGGTCGATCACGTTCGTGCAGGCCTTCCAGTACTGGCTCAAGCTCACCGCGCTGGCCGTGCCGCTGGTGTTCCTGCTGCTGGCCTGGCATTCGGGCGGCGCCCCCGGGCTGAGCGCGCACGACACGGCCACCTGGGCGCTGCCGCTGGCCAGCGGCAAGGAGTACGGCCTCTACTCGACCTACTCGCTGATCCTGGCGACGTTCCTGGGCACCATGGGCCTGCCACACGTGCTGGTCCGCTTCTACACCAACCCCGACGGCCGGGCCGCACGCCGTACGACACTGGTGGTCCTGTCGCTGCTCGGTGCCTTCTACCTGCTGCCGGCCGTCTACGGCGCGCTGGGCCGGATCTACCTGCCGGAGCTGCGGGGCAGCGACATGGTGGTGCTGACGCTGCCCGGACGGCTGGTCGGGGGAGTGGCGGGGGACCTGCTGACCTCGCTGGTGACGGCGGGGGCGTTCGCGGCGTTCCTGTCCACCTCCTCCGGACTGACGGTCTCGGTGGCGGGTGTCATCGGGCAGGACATCCTCAGGGGCGGCGTGCGCTCGTTCCGGACGGCGGCCCTGCTGGCGGTGACCGTGCCGCTCGTCCTGGCCACCTCGGCCCGCTCGCTGCCGGTCGCCGACGTGGTGGGGCTGGCGTTCGCGGTCGCCGCGTCCTCCTTCTGCCCGCTGCTGGTGCTGGGTATCTGGTGGCGGCGGCTGACCTCCACCGGCGCGATGGCCGGGCTGCTCGTGGGGGGCGGGCTGGCCTGTGGCGCGGTCCTGACGACCATCGCCGGAGGACCGTACACCGGCCTGGCCGGAGCCCTGCTCGCCCAGCCCGCCGCCTGGACGGTGCCGATCGCCTTCGTCGTCATGATCGTGGTCTCGCTGCTCACCCCGGGCCGCATCCCGGCCGGGGTGGCCCGCACCATGGTCCGCCTGCACACCCCCGAGACCCTCGACCTCGACCGGGGGGACTGGCACCCCCGCTCCTCCTGA
- a CDS encoding LytR/AlgR family response regulator transcription factor has protein sequence MTGLRVLAVDDELPALEDLAYLLREDPRIGEVSLARDGAAALRVLDRAIAEGRPIDAVFLDIRMRGLDGVVLGRLLSQFANPPRVVFVTAYEEHAVDAFEIKAEDYLLKPVRPERLAEAIRRVCVSVEMPENDAAGRTDPGTIPVELGGVTRFVASTEVRYVEAQGDYARLHTAGGSHLVRISLATLEERWASAGFVRVHRSHLVAVKHIDELHIDSGRCVVRIGESEIPVSRRHTRELRDLLVRRARKGRPE, from the coding sequence GTGACCGGCCTGCGTGTCCTGGCGGTGGACGACGAGCTCCCCGCCCTGGAAGACCTGGCCTACCTGCTGCGTGAGGACCCTCGCATCGGCGAGGTCTCCCTGGCCAGGGACGGGGCCGCCGCGTTGCGTGTCCTGGACCGGGCGATCGCCGAGGGGCGGCCGATCGACGCGGTCTTTCTCGACATCCGGATGCGTGGCCTGGACGGGGTGGTGCTCGGCCGGCTGCTGTCGCAGTTCGCCAACCCGCCCCGGGTGGTGTTCGTGACCGCCTACGAGGAACACGCCGTGGACGCCTTCGAGATCAAGGCCGAGGACTACCTGCTCAAACCGGTCCGGCCGGAACGGCTGGCCGAGGCCATCCGGAGGGTGTGCGTCTCGGTCGAGATGCCGGAGAACGACGCCGCGGGCCGTACCGATCCGGGCACCATCCCGGTGGAGCTCGGCGGCGTCACCAGGTTCGTGGCCAGCACCGAGGTCCGCTACGTCGAGGCGCAGGGCGACTACGCCCGCCTGCACACCGCGGGGGGCAGCCACCTGGTCCGCATCTCGCTGGCCACGCTGGAGGAGCGCTGGGCCTCGGCCGGGTTTGTCCGGGTGCACCGCAGCCACCTGGTCGCGGTCAAGCACATCGACGAACTGCACATCGACTCGGGTCGCTGCGTGGTCCGGATCGGGGAGAGCGAGATCCCCGTCAGCCGCCGCCACACCCGTGAGCTGCGTGACCTGTTGGTCCGCCGGGCGCGCAAAGGACGGCCCGAATGA
- a CDS encoding carbohydrate ABC transporter permease, whose amino-acid sequence MTLTATRPAAAATARPPVKARRRYFRWPLWVLLALVSVITVSPFVVMFVVALSPPDKPTLPAQWPESLSLDTIVDLLSSSGFVGWTVNTVIYALVSVVIILLTASMAGYAFAKKRFPGRDTMMWAFLATLMVPFQATLIPMFVLISELGGVDTFWGLIVPTLANSQAVFLMRQFILDLPDELFEAAKVDGASEWRIYWQIVIPLTKPILATLGVFVFLWHWNDFLWPLVMAQSDEMRTLTVGLASMRTEGSPLAVLMASAALSVIPCLLVFAVLQRYLVNSIAMTGLK is encoded by the coding sequence ATGACGCTCACCGCCACCCGCCCCGCCGCCGCCGCGACCGCGAGGCCGCCGGTGAAGGCCCGGCGCAGATACTTCCGGTGGCCGCTGTGGGTGCTGCTCGCGCTCGTGTCGGTCATCACGGTCAGCCCGTTCGTCGTGATGTTCGTGGTGGCGCTGTCGCCGCCGGACAAGCCCACCCTGCCCGCGCAGTGGCCGGAGTCGCTGTCGCTGGACACGATCGTGGATCTGCTGTCGTCGTCCGGGTTCGTCGGCTGGACGGTCAACACGGTGATCTACGCGCTGGTGTCCGTGGTGATCATCCTGCTGACCGCGTCGATGGCCGGGTACGCCTTCGCCAAGAAGCGTTTCCCCGGACGCGACACGATGATGTGGGCGTTCCTTGCGACGCTCATGGTGCCGTTCCAGGCGACGCTGATCCCGATGTTCGTGCTCATCTCGGAGCTCGGCGGGGTGGACACCTTCTGGGGGCTGATCGTGCCGACGCTGGCCAACTCGCAGGCGGTCTTCCTCATGCGGCAGTTCATCCTGGACCTGCCCGACGAGCTGTTCGAGGCGGCCAAGGTCGACGGGGCCTCCGAGTGGCGGATCTACTGGCAGATCGTGATCCCGCTGACCAAGCCGATCCTGGCCACCCTCGGGGTGTTCGTGTTCCTGTGGCACTGGAACGACTTCCTGTGGCCGCTCGTCATGGCGCAGTCGGACGAGATGCGCACGCTCACCGTGGGGCTGGCGTCGATGCGCACGGAAGGGTCGCCGCTGGCCGTGCTGATGGCCTCCGCCGCGCTGTCGGTGATTCCGTGCCTGCTGGTGTTCGCCGTCCTGCAGCGGTATCTGGTCAACAGCATCGCGATGACGGGACTCAAATAA
- a CDS encoding amidohydrolase family protein, with amino-acid sequence MIIDVHAHWGPWFFTMDVAELTVRAMDRYGIDLAIVSGTEAVIYDAPAGNRALAAYLDSAPDAARLYGYVTVNPRRLADAERDLNAYLPTGRFVGVKIHTDYTGSPVTSPRLRDALALVASAGVPALVHTWGTSVLDLAQVCLDTPGLRVIAGHMGADGYRHAIEAARGCDRLYLEPCWSHFPAGRIAEVAAAVDPERLLFGTDSTLIDPASAFGAVAAAGLTGAAADRLAWRNAAALFRLPVG; translated from the coding sequence ATGATCATCGATGTGCACGCGCACTGGGGTCCGTGGTTCTTCACCATGGACGTCGCCGAACTGACGGTCCGCGCCATGGACCGCTACGGGATCGACCTGGCCATCGTGTCGGGCACCGAGGCCGTCATATACGACGCCCCCGCGGGCAACCGCGCCCTGGCCGCCTACCTGGACTCCGCGCCCGACGCCGCCCGCCTGTACGGTTACGTGACCGTCAACCCGCGCCGGCTGGCCGACGCCGAGCGCGACCTGAACGCCTACCTGCCCACCGGCCGGTTCGTCGGCGTGAAGATCCACACCGACTACACCGGCTCCCCCGTCACCTCCCCGCGGCTGCGCGACGCACTGGCCCTGGTGGCGTCGGCGGGCGTCCCGGCACTGGTCCACACCTGGGGCACCTCCGTGCTCGACCTGGCCCAGGTGTGCCTCGACACGCCCGGCCTGCGCGTGATCGCCGGGCACATGGGCGCGGACGGCTACCGGCACGCCATCGAGGCCGCCCGCGGCTGCGACCGCCTCTACCTGGAGCCGTGCTGGTCGCACTTCCCTGCCGGGCGCATCGCGGAGGTCGCCGCCGCCGTGGATCCGGAGCGGCTGCTGTTCGGCACCGACTCCACCCTCATCGACCCGGCCTCCGCTTTCGGCGCCGTGGCCGCCGCGGGCCTGACCGGCGCGGCGGCCGACCGCCTGGCCTGGCGGAACGCCGCCGCCCTCTTCCGTCTCCCGGTCGGCTGA
- a CDS encoding MFS transporter, whose amino-acid sequence MSTSPQSAAEPTAGGDGPGPAHVPSSPSDVTAPSAEGGTGPGESSVPGPPGLGRRFWLLFTSSTVSNLGDGIGRIALPLLAVTLTREPVLVAALSSLTFLPWVLFAIVSGALVDRLDRRKAMIVAQFVRTVVVGLLTAAVLTGHAAMWMLYVAAFALGTVETLYDNAVHSLLPALVRRDQLEKANGRVEAASVVTDGFLGAPVGSALFVVAAALPFLANSAGFLLAGVLLLLLPGSYRTGAAPERPANLRREIGEGVHWLWNHRPLRGITLIGTLSAGMNQAATAVLVLFVVEVLRLPAAAFGWFALASGAGGVVGGLAAPLLVRRWPRAAVMAVAMSVSGLAFTLAGIFPSTVMLAATSAAVGGSLLVWNVLIMSVRQALVPAALFGRVLGVIRTLLWGLIPVGALGGGLLAEAFGLRTVFVISGSVMLVLMVPLCRVLWRYRVLINTLDGSGTIDT is encoded by the coding sequence ATGAGCACGTCCCCCCAGAGCGCCGCCGAACCGACAGCGGGAGGTGACGGACCCGGCCCGGCGCATGTGCCGTCCTCCCCGTCTGACGTCACCGCGCCGTCGGCGGAGGGCGGGACGGGTCCGGGGGAGTCCTCCGTCCCCGGTCCGCCGGGCCTCGGGCGGAGGTTCTGGCTGCTGTTCACCTCAAGCACCGTGTCCAACCTGGGGGACGGCATCGGCCGGATCGCGCTGCCGCTGCTGGCGGTGACCCTGACCCGGGAGCCGGTGCTCGTCGCGGCGCTGTCGTCGCTCACCTTCCTGCCCTGGGTGCTCTTCGCGATCGTCAGTGGCGCGCTGGTGGACCGGCTGGACCGCCGCAAGGCGATGATCGTCGCCCAGTTCGTCAGGACCGTGGTGGTCGGGCTGCTGACGGCGGCGGTGCTGACCGGCCACGCGGCCATGTGGATGCTCTACGTGGCCGCGTTCGCGCTCGGCACCGTCGAGACGCTCTACGACAACGCGGTCCACTCCCTGCTGCCTGCCCTGGTACGGCGCGACCAACTGGAGAAGGCCAACGGCCGGGTCGAGGCGGCCTCGGTCGTCACCGACGGCTTCCTCGGCGCCCCGGTGGGCAGCGCGCTGTTCGTGGTCGCCGCCGCACTCCCGTTCCTGGCGAACTCGGCGGGCTTCCTGCTCGCCGGAGTCCTCCTGCTGCTGCTGCCGGGCAGCTACCGCACCGGCGCGGCCCCCGAACGGCCCGCCAACCTGCGCCGGGAGATCGGTGAGGGGGTGCACTGGCTCTGGAACCACCGGCCGCTCCGGGGCATCACCCTGATCGGCACGCTCTCGGCGGGGATGAACCAGGCGGCGACGGCGGTGCTGGTGCTGTTCGTCGTGGAGGTGCTGCGGCTGCCCGCCGCGGCTTTCGGCTGGTTCGCGCTGGCCTCGGGGGCCGGCGGGGTGGTGGGCGGCCTGGCCGCGCCGCTCCTGGTGCGCCGGTGGCCGCGTGCGGCCGTGATGGCGGTCGCGATGTCCGTTTCCGGGCTGGCGTTCACACTCGCCGGGATCTTCCCGTCCACGGTGATGCTCGCCGCCACCTCCGCGGCCGTCGGCGGATCACTCCTGGTCTGGAACGTCCTGATCATGTCGGTCCGCCAGGCTCTGGTGCCGGCGGCCCTGTTCGGCCGGGTTCTGGGAGTGATCCGTACCCTGCTGTGGGGCCTGATCCCGGTGGGCGCCCTGGGCGGCGGCCTGCTGGCGGAGGCGTTCGGGCTGCGCACCGTCTTCGTGATCAGCGGGTCCGTGATGCTGGTCCTCATGGTGCCGCTCTGCCGGGTGCTGTGGCGCTACCGGGTGCTGATCAACACTCTTGACGGCTCCGGAACTATTGACACCTGA
- a CDS encoding amidohydrolase family protein: protein MTPFDARRLVGDLVVTLDADVLSGAYPDRDPPPEPAPRVLARHRITAGAVSSLRAALFDMRSGNDETLASATSAGIVPVGALDLRDPLGAAREMERLAALGVRAIRLFPEEQGVEAGFPSVRHIAERAAVLDLTVLTGGDVRRFWRPFTGLGLRVVFLDTHFYHLGDFLVAAAGEPGFHTSTRLLNSPDALETAAGEIGAERLLFGSRTPYYEPLVPLLRLATGGLKPDEVALVAGGNARRLLLGESA from the coding sequence ATGACGCCCTTCGATGCCCGGCGTCTGGTCGGCGACCTGGTGGTGACGCTCGACGCCGACGTGCTCAGCGGCGCCTACCCCGACCGTGACCCCCCGCCGGAGCCCGCCCCGCGTGTCCTGGCCCGCCATCGCATCACCGCGGGCGCGGTGTCCAGCCTACGGGCCGCGCTCTTCGACATGAGATCGGGCAACGACGAAACCCTCGCGTCGGCCACCTCGGCGGGGATCGTGCCCGTCGGCGCCCTCGACCTGCGCGACCCGCTGGGCGCGGCTCGCGAGATGGAACGGCTGGCCGCCCTGGGAGTGCGGGCGATCCGCCTCTTCCCCGAAGAGCAGGGTGTCGAGGCGGGCTTCCCCTCGGTGCGGCACATCGCCGAGCGGGCCGCCGTACTCGACCTGACCGTGTTGACCGGGGGTGACGTGCGCCGGTTCTGGCGGCCGTTCACCGGCCTCGGCCTCCGGGTCGTCTTCCTCGACACGCACTTCTACCACCTGGGCGACTTCCTCGTGGCGGCCGCCGGCGAGCCGGGCTTCCACACCTCGACCCGGCTGCTCAACTCCCCCGACGCGCTGGAGACCGCCGCCGGCGAGATCGGTGCCGAACGCCTGCTGTTCGGCTCCCGCACGCCGTACTACGAACCGCTCGTCCCCCTGTTGCGGCTGGCCACCGGCGGCCTGAAGCCCGACGAGGTCGCCCTCGTCGCCGGAGGCAACGCCCGCCGTCTGCTCCTCGGAGAATCCGCATGA
- a CDS encoding alpha/beta hydrolase codes for MKIRNLVIAVVTASAVLPGVPATAAERLHECAKATTRCDGEISVPLDWSDPSSERITVAFAWLPRKDAIGTILANPGGPAPALPDMPIVEEALGPVLDRQNLLVVEPRGLGKSTPLLCPGLDLNVPKTIGECAAQLGPRVRYFTADQAVADMNAVRQALGVSKVTFYGNSYGTLFAQAYATRHAGSTAAVFLDSTMVTTPEGYATWPLRTRLDSLDLVCASSRACRALPGTPGGTWTRLVARLRAHPDQKVPLTALAAVGASLFQPVFGREANAAASAYLQGDRAPLHRLARAVGASPAPPLEGAQWAGYLAYRCGDGASPFDRDASPAERSRQLKRYYLEERPLKPFTVTELGGKTPLEFCVNWPTPRHSPPVPSNAEYPPVPVLAVGGDFDTNSPAEVAEGVRRFPDSTFVRVHFGGHSLAWGDRPVNRCVRSVMRSFLAAPSHPVPPMRCSAENYRAAGAFPQSVEEVTPIRASGLSGEERRLVGAAFATVEDASTRRNPYSSVHSLLKTEPGLRGGRLDFDDKVGTISLEKVRFVDDLTVSGRIRLEGSGKATAQLLVTGADRGPHKIRLSWSAFLAQERPPVSGTFDGRVFSS; via the coding sequence ATGAAAATCAGGAATCTGGTGATCGCCGTAGTCACGGCGTCGGCCGTCCTACCCGGTGTTCCCGCAACCGCCGCGGAGCGGCTCCACGAGTGCGCCAAGGCGACGACTCGCTGTGACGGCGAGATCTCGGTACCTCTCGACTGGAGCGACCCGTCATCGGAACGGATCACCGTGGCGTTCGCCTGGTTGCCCCGGAAGGACGCGATCGGCACCATCCTCGCCAACCCCGGTGGCCCCGCGCCCGCGCTGCCCGACATGCCGATCGTCGAGGAGGCACTCGGCCCCGTGCTCGATCGGCAGAACCTGCTGGTGGTCGAGCCTCGCGGACTGGGTAAGTCCACCCCGCTGCTCTGTCCCGGCCTCGACCTGAACGTTCCGAAGACCATCGGCGAGTGCGCCGCGCAGCTGGGTCCCCGCGTGCGGTATTTCACCGCCGACCAGGCGGTGGCCGACATGAACGCGGTCCGCCAGGCACTGGGCGTCTCCAAGGTGACGTTCTACGGTAATTCCTACGGCACGCTGTTCGCCCAGGCGTACGCGACCCGTCATGCCGGAAGCACCGCCGCGGTGTTTCTCGACAGCACCATGGTCACGACCCCAGAGGGTTACGCGACCTGGCCGCTCCGCACCCGGCTCGATTCTCTCGACCTCGTCTGCGCATCTTCCCGCGCCTGCCGGGCACTGCCCGGCACCCCCGGCGGCACCTGGACACGGCTCGTGGCACGCCTGCGCGCCCACCCCGATCAGAAGGTGCCACTCACCGCGCTCGCGGCCGTTGGTGCCAGCCTCTTCCAGCCGGTGTTCGGCCGTGAGGCCAATGCCGCTGCCTCGGCCTACCTGCAGGGCGACCGGGCCCCGTTGCACCGGCTCGCCCGGGCCGTGGGCGCGAGCCCGGCCCCACCGCTGGAGGGAGCACAGTGGGCGGGATACCTGGCCTATCGGTGTGGCGACGGCGCGTCCCCGTTCGACAGGGACGCCTCACCGGCCGAACGCAGCCGCCAGCTCAAGCGCTACTACTTGGAAGAGCGTCCTCTCAAGCCGTTCACCGTCACCGAGCTGGGTGGGAAGACTCCCTTGGAGTTCTGCGTGAACTGGCCGACGCCGCGTCACAGCCCACCGGTGCCGTCGAACGCCGAGTATCCTCCGGTGCCGGTCCTGGCAGTGGGCGGGGACTTCGACACCAACAGCCCGGCGGAGGTCGCGGAGGGAGTTCGGCGTTTCCCGGACAGCACGTTCGTCCGGGTCCACTTCGGCGGCCACAGCCTCGCCTGGGGAGATCGGCCGGTCAACCGGTGCGTTCGCTCGGTCATGCGGTCCTTCCTGGCAGCTCCGTCCCATCCGGTCCCTCCCATGCGATGCAGCGCTGAGAACTATCGCGCGGCCGGAGCGTTCCCGCAGTCGGTCGAAGAGGTGACGCCGATACGCGCCTCGGGCCTTTCCGGCGAGGAGCGGCGACTCGTCGGAGCGGCCTTCGCCACCGTCGAAGACGCATCCACCCGTCGTAATCCCTACTCGTCGGTCCACTCGCTGCTGAAGACCGAGCCTGGCCTGCGCGGGGGCCGCCTCGACTTCGACGACAAGGTGGGCACGATCTCTCTCGAGAAGGTCCGTTTCGTCGACGATCTCACGGTCAGCGGCCGCATCCGTCTCGAAGGAAGCGGGAAGGCCACCGCGCAACTGCTCGTCACCGGAGCAGACAGGGGGCCGCACAAGATTCGCCTTTCGTGGTCGGCGTTCCTGGCGCAGGAGCGTCCTCCCGTCTCCGGCACCTTCGACGGGCGCGTGTTCTCTTCCTGA
- a CDS encoding sensor histidine kinase, with product MEPLVALLLVAALVGIPALVLWRVLRGRRELGTSPAERATFETLHTASLAAPPLRAGLTEAGTEKASRHLRELLGSPALAITDGERLLVYDGEGDHHAREAFTHAAKTLAGGRTQVLGPEVVSCDLPDCPIRFAVVVPLTTDGRVVGSLAAYGGHASAGLVRATHEVASWVDSQLELAELDRSRTRLMEAEVRALRAQISPHFIYNSLTTIASFVRSDPDRSRELLLDFADFTRYSFRRHGEFTTLAEELRSIDRYLTLERARFGDQLRVTLRIAPEVLPVAVPFLCLQPLVENAVQHGLESKPGTGHISIIAEDAGAECRISVEDDGVGMEPERLRRILAGHADERSGAGGVGLANVDERLRQVYGDEYGLVAETGKGAGTKVSVRLPKYHPGVSAH from the coding sequence GTGGAACCCCTCGTCGCCCTGCTGCTGGTCGCCGCCCTGGTGGGCATCCCCGCCCTGGTCCTGTGGCGGGTGCTGCGCGGCAGGCGGGAACTGGGCACCAGCCCGGCCGAGCGGGCCACCTTCGAGACCCTGCACACCGCCTCGCTCGCCGCGCCGCCGCTGCGGGCCGGGCTGACCGAGGCGGGCACCGAGAAGGCGTCCCGGCACCTGCGCGAACTGCTCGGCTCCCCGGCGCTGGCGATCACCGACGGGGAGCGGCTGCTGGTCTACGACGGTGAGGGCGACCACCACGCCAGGGAGGCGTTCACCCATGCCGCCAAGACCCTCGCGGGGGGCCGGACCCAGGTCCTCGGCCCGGAGGTCGTCTCGTGTGACCTCCCCGACTGCCCGATCAGGTTCGCGGTCGTGGTGCCGCTGACCACCGACGGCCGGGTGGTCGGCTCGCTCGCCGCCTACGGCGGGCACGCCTCGGCGGGCCTGGTACGGGCCACCCACGAGGTCGCGAGCTGGGTGGACTCCCAGCTGGAGCTGGCCGAACTCGACCGGTCCAGGACGAGGCTGATGGAGGCCGAGGTCCGGGCGCTGCGCGCGCAGATCTCCCCGCACTTCATCTACAACTCGCTCACGACCATCGCGAGCTTTGTCCGCTCCGACCCCGACAGGTCCCGCGAACTGCTGCTGGACTTCGCCGACTTCACCCGCTACTCGTTCCGCAGGCACGGCGAGTTCACCACGCTGGCCGAGGAGCTGCGTTCCATCGACCGCTATCTCACCCTGGAGCGCGCCCGTTTCGGCGACCAGCTCCGTGTGACGCTGCGGATCGCCCCGGAGGTGCTTCCGGTCGCCGTGCCGTTCCTGTGCCTGCAACCGCTGGTGGAGAACGCCGTCCAGCACGGGCTGGAGAGCAAGCCCGGAACGGGTCACATCTCGATCATCGCCGAGGACGCGGGCGCCGAGTGCCGGATCAGTGTGGAGGACGACGGCGTCGGCATGGAGCCGGAGCGCCTGCGCCGCATCCTGGCCGGTCACGCCGACGAGCGTTCCGGGGCCGGAGGGGTGGGGCTGGCCAACGTGGACGAGCGGCTGCGCCAGGTCTACGGAGACGAGTACGGCCTGGTGGCCGAGACGGGGAAGGGCGCGGGCACCAAGGTCAGCGTCCGGCTGCCCAAGTACCACCCCGGGGTCTCCGCGCACTGA
- a CDS encoding alpha/beta hydrolase family protein, which produces MHPRKDTCLRRGTAVQLAYPSDGLDLDGLLILPAGRSRHDGPFPLVTLVHGGPYDRFTDRFSFAGLLSGQWLATTGYAVFLPNPRGGEGHGHAFATTVAGAVGMDEWTDIVSGIDLLIAKGVADPDRLGIGGWSHGGFMAAWAVGQTNRFKAAVMGAGVSDWGMLLATGEYGRLEAGLGGSCGWEGAGPHRHDQVSPISYASKIRTPVLILHGEDDTNVPIGQATYFHRALRTYGVEHEFVVYPREGHSILERNHQLDVLQRTRTWFDRWLVDPVSDRTQQPQRLTQTRPS; this is translated from the coding sequence ATGCATCCACGAAAGGACACCTGCCTCAGGAGAGGGACAGCCGTACAGCTGGCTTACCCGTCCGACGGGCTTGACCTCGACGGGCTGCTGATCCTGCCCGCCGGGCGAAGTCGCCATGACGGCCCGTTTCCGCTTGTCACGCTGGTGCACGGCGGCCCGTACGACAGGTTCACTGACCGGTTCTCCTTCGCCGGCCTCCTGTCGGGACAGTGGCTGGCGACCACGGGATACGCCGTCTTCCTGCCCAATCCGCGCGGCGGCGAGGGGCACGGGCACGCCTTCGCGACGACCGTCGCAGGCGCGGTCGGCATGGACGAATGGACCGACATCGTCAGCGGCATCGACCTGTTGATCGCCAAGGGCGTAGCGGATCCTGACCGGCTCGGCATCGGCGGATGGAGCCACGGCGGGTTCATGGCCGCTTGGGCCGTCGGGCAGACCAACCGGTTCAAGGCCGCGGTGATGGGCGCCGGCGTCAGCGACTGGGGCATGCTCCTCGCGACCGGAGAATACGGGCGGCTGGAGGCCGGGCTCGGCGGTAGCTGCGGCTGGGAGGGGGCCGGCCCGCACCGACACGACCAGGTCAGCCCCATCTCGTACGCCTCGAAGATCCGCACTCCGGTGCTGATTCTGCACGGTGAGGACGATACGAACGTGCCGATCGGCCAGGCCACGTACTTCCACCGTGCCCTACGGACGTACGGCGTCGAGCACGAGTTCGTGGTCTACCCTCGTGAAGGCCACTCCATCCTGGAACGCAACCACCAGCTCGACGTGCTCCAGCGCACCCGCACATGGTTCGACCGTTGGCTCGTCGACCCAGTGTCGGATCGCACTCAGCAGCCCCAGAGGCTTACGCAGACGCGGCCAAGCTGA